The window ATATACTTTCTGGTAGTCGTTCCAGAGCGGTTGCAATTTCTTGAAGTAATCCAAAATTCGCGTGCGATTCATGTGGATCAGTAATTACCTCAAATGGATGGCCCCTTATTGTAATAATCCAGCCATGTGATGTTGGTCTTAGTTTTCTTTGATTCTCTGCTGGAGTTTTGCATTTCTGAACCTTATCTTCTCCAAAAAAACACTCGGTTTCGGATAATGTTTTCCAATTTTTTGTTTTATAGAATTTATGAGGTCGATATTCTTTTCTTCCAGAAACCATCATGGCAGACCCACCAAAGAGACTACTCGCAATTACTTTTTCATTAGGATCACCTAATCCAACTTCCATAAAAAACGAAGCCGATACTTCTGATGAAAATACCATTCTACCCTCTTCTTCCAAGATAGGTTGATGATTCTCAAAATGGGTTACAAATTTTTCCCATGCATGGGCACCTTCTTCTACAAGACGGCCCTCTTCAACAATTTCACCTCTAGAAAATTCCATCCAGGATGTTTGGCGCAATTTACCGTTGTTATTTCCTAGCTTGTAAATAAAGTCTTCTCCCGAGAGCGCTTTCTGAACGACTCTATAAAATGTATCAAAATCCCCCTTTACCGTTATGCCCGTTGGAGTGAAAATATAGACTTTTTCCCAGTTCGACGGAGTAACGCCGGTTTCTCCTACAAACATAGTCTCTGTATTTCTCGGATCATAAAGGTGAAACCCTAACCGGGCTAAATCATTAAATGGAATGCTGTTGATCTCAGCCATATTTTACTTATCGGAACCAGCAACTATATGAATTGCAAAAAAAGATAGGGGTTAGTACAAAACGTATACGATCTGTATACGAAACAAAAAATGGTACATTCAACAACAGGATGCGCTAGTCAGACTACTATACTAAGCCAGTTAAAAATTGGCTTGCGGGCATGACACGAATTCCTTTTTTTTCGTAGTCTTGATTTTCATCGGTAGTAACCTGGTAAACTTGAGGGATATTAAGACGCTTTTTGAAATAATAAAGTGAAGAGGCAATTTGAGTGTCATGATTTTTTACCTCCACTGCAAACCAAGGCTGTCGATCGATGGTAATCAAAAAATCAAGTTCTTTTCCTGTTGAATCTCTCAAAAAATGAAGCTCTGCTTTGTAACCTTCTACATCTACAAGGTAGTGACAGAATTTAAGTAGATGGCTAGCAACCATATTTTCAAGTTTGGCACCTTCATTTTTGATTGAAGACCAATCCCACAAATACAACTTTTTTTCTTTTTTGACAGCTGCCACTTTCCGAGTTTGGTAAGGCGGAATGCGAAAGCAGTAATAAAATTGTTCAAACACATCAAACCAGTGGGCCACCGTTCTAAAATTGACCCCCAGATCTTCTGCTAAAGAATTGATGGAAAGGATAGAAGCAATTTTCGAAGGAAGCAGATCAGCAAGGAGAGCCAAGTTACCAACATCTTGGATAACCGTAAGATCACGGATATCTTCTTTTAAAAGACGCTCAATTTTTTCTTGTTGCCATCTCCTCCAATGTCGATCATTCTGTTTAACAAAAGGTTCCGGAAATCCGCCATAACGAAGCAGCATTTTAAAATCAGAAATCCAATGCCCAGAACGAAACTGAAGGGGTTGAAAGGGATTGGTTTGTAATTTTAAGGCATGAATTTCTGCAAGTGAGAAGGGATGGAGCCGGTAAGAATGATAGCGACCTTGAAGGGAATCTCCGCCACGACGGTAAAGATCGAGCCTTGCACTACCGGTAAGGAGAAATTTAAATCTCCCTTTTAAAGTATCATATTCACCCTTCAGCCAGGTTTTCCATTTTTTATATTTATGAAATTCATCTAACACAATAAGGTTCGATTTCGGAGCCCACTGGCCCTTAAGCGCAGCATTGCGTTGCCCAAGTTTATCCCAATTATAGTACTGCCCAGGAATGTTATGAAGTAGGGTCTCTGCTAAAGTAGTTTTCCCCACTTGGCGAGGCCCCCCCAAAAACACCATCTTTTCTTGGAGATCTTCTATAATAAAAGGAAATAAGTAGCGTGTTTCAGAGCCAAAAGAGGGCATAAGTAAATTGTATATAAATACAATTTACTTGCAAGTATTTTGTTGATATCTACGCAACGCCTCAGTCTTAGGGAAAGAGTATTCGGGATTGTTGGAGTTACCATTTATAGTTTTTTTAATTGGAGCTGTTTTGCTTTGTCTAAACTCACTTCAATCTTATCTCCCTCTTTAAATTCTCCCTCCAAAATTTTTAACGCCAGGGGATCTTGCAAATAGCGTTGGATAGTGCGTTTTAAGGGCCTGGCCCCATAATTGGGGTCATAACCTTCTTGGGCAAAAAATTCTTTTACCTGGTCTTCTACTTTAATGCTCAATTTTTTAGTAGTTAACAGCTTGGCTAAACGCGCAAGTTGAATATCAACAATGGAACGAATTTGTTTTTCATCGAGCGATTGATAAATGATGATTTCATCAATGCGATTCAAAAATTCTGGCTTAAAAGTAGTTTTAAGTGCCGTGGTAGCGACATTGCTGGTCATAATTAAAACCACATTGGTAAAATTGACGGCTCTGCCTTGCCCATCGGTTAAGCGGCCATCGTCTAAAATCTGCAAAAGAATATTAAACACATCGGGGTGAGCCTTTTCGATTTCATCGAAAAGTAGCACACAATAAGGCATGCGGCGCACGGCCTCGGTGAGTTGCCCACCTTCTTCATAACCCACATAACCAGGCGGGGCGCCAATGAGCCGACTAACCGCGTGTTTTTCCATATATTCACTCATGTCGAGGCGCACGATGGCATGCTCGTTATCGAAAAGAAAATCGGCTAGAGTGCGAGCAGTTTCGGTTTTACCCACCCCGGTGGGGCCCAAAAACAAAAAGGACCCGATGGGGCGATTAGGGTCTTGCAAACCAGCGCGGCTGCGGCGTACGGCATTGGCCACTTTGGCCAAGGCTTCGTCTTGGCCTACCACGCGGCCGCTTAGATGTTTTTCCATATGGATGAGTTTTTGCATTTCACCCATCATCATTTTTGAAACCGGGATTTTGGTCCATTTAGAAACCACTTCGGCGATGTCTTCTTCTTCGACCTCTTCTTTCAACATCGACTTTTCTTTTTGTAAGACGGTGAGATTTTCATTAAATTTTTGGAGCTGTTTTTCTAGTTCAGGAATTTTACCGTATTTAAGCTCGGCGGCTAAATTAAGATCGGCTTTGCGCTCGGCTAGTTCAACCTGACCCCTTCCTTTTTCAATTTGTTCTTTCACCCGACGAATTTGCGTGATGGCCTCTTTTTCACTTTGCCATTGTGTTTTGAGGGTTTGATTTTTTTCACGCTGGTTGGCTAGGTCTTTTTCTAAATCGCTAAGTCGCGCTTTGGCCTCTTTACCCGATTCTTTTTTTAAAGCCTGCCGCTCTATTTCGAGCTGGCGAATTTTACGCTCGATCTCGTCAATTTCGGTGGGCAGGCTGTCGATTTCCATGCGAATCTTACTTGCCGCTTCATCAACCAGGTCAATCGCCTTGTCGGGCAAAAAACGATCGGAGATGTAACGATCGGAAAGCATGGCCGCAGCCACTAGAGCATCGTCTTTAATACGCACCCCATGATGAACTTCGTATTTCTCTTTTAAACCACGCAAAATGGCAATGGTATCAGCCACCGTAGGCTCACCCACCAAAGTGGGTTGAAACCTGCGCTCGAGGGCGGGGTCTTTTTCAATATGTTTACGATATTCATCTAAAGTGGTGGCACCAATGCAGCGTAATTCACCCCGCACCAGCATGGGTTTGAGCATGTTAGAAGCATCCATCGCACCTTCGGCACTGCCGGCCCCTACTAAGGTATGCAGCTCATCGATAAACAAAATAATCTCGCCACCGGCAGATTTGATTTCTTTCAACAAGGCTTTAAGCCGATCTTCAAATTCACCCCGATACTTAGTGCCTGCCAATAAACCGGCCAAATCAAAAACCAGCAACCGCTTATTTTTCAAGGACTCGGGCACATCGCCATGGGCAATGCGTTGGGCCAGACCCTCCACAATGGCGGTTTTGCCTACCCCAGGTTCGCCAATCAACACCGGATTGTTTTTAGTGCGCCGGGAGAGCACTTGCATGATGCGCCTGATTTCTTCATCTCGGCCAATCACCGGGTCTAATTTCCCAGCCTTAGCTTGAGCGGTGAGATCTTGAGTATATTTTTCTAGGCTTTGGTATTTCCCTTCGGGGGCTTGGTCGGTCACGCGATGACTCCCGCGAACTTCACTTAACACTTGTAATAATTTATTTTTGTTGAGGCCATGTTGCTGCAATAAGTTTGCACAAAAGGTGCCAGGTGTCTCTAAGATGGCTAAAAGAAAATGTTCAACGCTGACATATTCATCTTTGAGCTGACTTGCCTCAATTTCTGCCTGATTCAATATTTTTTTTAAATGAGCAGAAAGATAATGATCACCCAGCCCTTGCACCTTAGGGAATTTAGCAATTTCTTTTAAAACACTGGCATGCAGGCTAGCCGGGCTAGCCCCAAACCTTTTTAATAAGGTAGGGCCCAAGCCCTCGTCATCGGCCAATAATACGGCAAGCAAGTGCTCGACCTGTAATTCTTGATTGCCATATTCCGTGGCCAATTTGGCCATGGCCTCCATGGCTTCTTGGGATTTTAAGGTAAAGCGGTCAAAGCGCATATATTTTCAAATGGGGATGATAAGGGGTGGAGTCAAGGTGATTTTAATGAAGCATGGGGAAGTTGATTTCATACCGTGTCCCAACCCCTGGTACCGACTGAATTTGCAGGGTACCCCCTAAAGAACCAACAATTTGTTGTAATTGCTGCTCTCGTGAGGGGGTCATTCCAACACTATTATCTTGATATATGATCCGCTGCGGATCCACTTGGATAGCCATTTGAGCCCAGCGCTGCCTTGGCTCTTGGGTTGGAATCCCATTGACAATAGGGGGAGCATATTCTCGGGCATTCTGCACCCATAATTGTAACATCTGTCGTGCCAAACCTTCTGGAATGCTGGGACCCCCTGTACCTACTCGCACCGTCACAGAATCAGTGGGCAAAAGTTGCAGCTCTCTCGCCACAAATCTCTCCCAATCTGCAACCCTATTCCCGTACCCTAAGGAGAAAGTACTCTCAGACAACTGGGGTAATTGATCACGGCCCCACTTCTGCACAGATGGCTCTTGTAAGCTCTGAGTACTATCATTAGGCATCATGATTTGAGGGGGATAATCTGCACGCGTAGATCTCAAAGGCCCAAAACGCAGTTCAAAGCGAGTGCCCTTCCCTACCGCCGATTCAATTCGAAGGGCCCCATCATGAACCGCCACCGCCTTAGCAACCGCATAAGTTCCAACCCCAGTCCCGGCATCATCGGTTCGACCAGCCCTATTGCCAAACTCCAATAAGTCCCCCAAGAACTTGGTTGGAATGCCTGAGCCATTATCTTCGTATTTCACCCAATGACGATAAACTTCCAAATTCACTCGAAGCGGTACCACCGGATTTTGATAAGCTACAGAGTTAACTGCCAAATTTTTTAAAGCTAGAAAGACCAAGCCAGGGTAACCTGAAGATTCCCGATAGTGAAGGCGGACAGTCACTTGAGCCTGTGAGCTTAAATACTCAGAGACACGATGCGTTAGTTCACCCCACTGAATTGCCCTTTGGGTGGGCATCCTTCCCGAAGCAAGACTAAACAAGTCATCGATAAGATAATAATTAAATTCTATATCTTTTAAACGTTCGGGACTGAGTTGCTTTCCACCAGGCAGCAGTTCAGCATACCCCTTCAAAACCGCGACGGAATTGTTGATATCGTGAAGTAGCAAAGCACGATATCGCGATCTAGCGCCCTTGGGTAACATAGCATCTAATGTGTTGAATGAAACACTGAGCTGTTGTAAATCCCTTCTGATTTCGGCAGAGTCAACCCCTGCCCTGGTAAAATGTCGATAAACTCTTTCTGCATTCGCTCGAAATATCGAAAAATAATTGCTATAGAAAGGAGGAACCTCTTCCAAAGGACCGGCGATAGCATCTAAATCCAATTTTGAGAATTGACGAGATGGCCAAGAAGATTTTTTACCTTTGGGAAATAAGTGGGCCCCAGGTCGGCTGGCTGGTTCTGTACCTTTCCCTGACATTTGACTTATAAAAGGCCCTGCCGGGGTTTGCCACGCCCATTTCGGCTCGCCAAGACCTGGCACCTTAACCATATCCCAATGTAATTTGCCTAAATATTTCCTCAAAGATAAGGGCTGTAGATCATAGGTCACCGGGCCCAGCAAATTCAAATGACCCCATTGCGTAAGCACATCGGCCATGAGCCACCCGCCTCCACGTTGAGGTTGCCAGCCTAAGCCCTGTTCAACGACCTGCAAAGCACCCAAAGCACTTCCTTGAGTGACATGAGGCACGGCTTTACGAGCCACCATTGCCCAGGGGTTTAAACTAGTACTGCCCACTTGAGCAAGCCCCCATTGAGCGCCCAAACCGGTGACCCGAAAGACCGCAACCGCCAAACCCATGTGTTGTAAACGTTCGCCAAAATGATGGAAGGCTTGGGAGTCGCCATCCCAATAGGCAAGACTCGTGGAGCCCAGGGTAGCAACGCCTACTTCCGAAGCAATGCCTGTGCTCCCTGCCACTAAGGCCCGGCCTATGGTGCCACGGCCCAGCCAGGCAACCCCTGTCCTCCCTACACCTAAAGCTGTTTTTGCCCTAACCACTTGGCCAACAGGCCCGGCTAACACCATGGGTACCCAAAACTTAGGGTCGCTCCCTACATTGAAAAGGTGAGCTGCACTCATGGGTAGCGATTCAACAAAGGAGCCATTTCCCGACAAAATGGCCAAGCGTTTTTGAGCTATTTTAAGGGCTTGTTGCCCGGCAAACGTTTCGGGTTTTAAAGCCAAAATGGCTTGCGTTAGGGCATCGCTACTCGCCAAATCTTCGGCTAATAATAATCGCTGCACAAGATTGGTTAACGATTGAATGGCTAACTCTTCGTTGGGCGAGTGAATAATATCGCTTAATTCGGCAAAAAATTTTGTTCCGACATTTTGACGCAATTGAGCAGCAAAGGTGGGATTGAGAAAAAATAAAAACTGCCCAAAGGTTTCGGCGCAGCGGTAGGCTGGTTGCACCCTAGCCAATAATGCCTCGGTTGCATCGGTAGGGCCGGCTGACTTTTCTAAATGGAGGGCTAATTGATTAACAACTAAATTGAGTAATTGTTTATCAAAAGAAGCGACTGGGCCAGACCCCAATGCAGGACAGACTTGCGATGGACAGACGAACGCAACAGATACCACGGCCTTTACCTCACCTCGAAAAACCTACTCTCCTTCCTGACTATATATGTATGTAATGGATCCCGGGTCAAGCCCGGGATAACAACAGTCGCTACGAAATATCTCCCACCTGGGTAAGATTGCCAATTTTTACCGTAATCGCCTTGTGCTCATGACGCCTTAAAAACTTGATTTCAACCGTCTTGCCAATCGGGGTATCGCTGACCCAAAGAGGCAAATCGCCTGCTGAATTGAGGGCACGACCATCATATTCTGTTACAATATCACCAGGTTCCATGCCGGCTAGGGCTGCAGGGCTACCCTTCACCACATCGGCCACCATGGCGCCTTGGCCATTTTCGATCCCCAAAACATTGGCCAAATCTGAGGGTACTTCTTGAATACTCACTCCCAAATAACCACGATCGACTTTTCCTCCCTTAATGAGCTGGGGCGCCAAATTCTTCACCAGGTTGATAGGGATGGCAAAGCCAATACCTTGGCCACTTTGCACCACCGCTGTGTTAAGCCCTACCACCTCACCACTGAGGTTAAACAAGGGCCCCCCTGAATTACCAGGATTGATCGATGCATCGGTTTGAATAAAATTATCGTAGGGGCCAGCCCCAATATGCCTGCCCTTAGCGCTGATGATCCCGGCAGTGACGGTTTGACCTAAACCAAAGGGATTGCCGATGGCTAAAACCCAATCGCCTACTTGCACCACATCGGAATCACCCAGTTGAACGGTAGGCAGATCACCTTTGGCCGAAATTTTAATCACGGCAATATCGGTGCGCAAATCTTTCCCTATCACTTTAGCCTGAAACGTTCTGCCATCAGACAGATTCACGATAATTTCATCGGCCCCCATCACCACATGATTGTTGGTTAAAATATGCCCGTCTTTATCAATAATAAAACCTGAACCTAAACTATTTTGCCGACGGTTGCGCGGGGGCAGACCATAGTGCTGCCGAAAAAATTCGTCAAAGGGGCTGCGTAACTTAACCGTTTTGGTCGTGCTAATGTTCACAACGGCGGGTTGAACCCGTTTGATCAGGTCTGAAAAAGAACCTGGATAAGAAGGGGTAAACCACCCCACGGCTTGAACCGTGCCGCTACTCCATAGACACAGCAACAGGAAAATCAGATATTTCCTCATAATGCCGCCTAATTACTCAAAAAATACACTTATGGCAATACCAAATCAAACAAAGGTATTTTCAATTTTATTTGTAAATAGAGCCACGTCTTTTTGAGGTAGGGAGAGGCCAATGGAGAGCACGCGCCCGGTCGGCCTATGATAGTTTCTGTCATTGCGAGCGGTGTCATCCCCGCGAAGGCGGGGACCCATGATAACGAGCGTGGCAATCCCATCGCTTAGGCAGAAGAGATTGCTTCACCCTGTTGGGTTCGCAATGACAGAAACTGCCATAGTCCGACCGGCTTTTTCATAGATGCGCTGAAAGGCTCTCCCTTGACCTCCCCCTACCCTGAAAAGACTTCTTCTCAAATATTTGAGAGATATAAAAAGCAAGGGATGCGACTTTGCAGTTGAGTTAGCTTTTTCGACCCATCGCGGAAGCGCCGTGGCCCCCATGCGGGCTGGCCGGTATGGAAAGCCGGTTATACCGGAAGGATTCCATGCCGGCCAGCCCCATGAGGGTCGGCGATGGAGCGCCGGGTCGAAAAAGCTAACTCAACTGCAAAGTCGCATCCCTTGCTTTTTAGGTGCAGCGATGTGTAAATGAATTGAAGAATAAAAAAGAAGATTGCTTTTCCATCATGGATCCCCGCCTCCGCGGGGATGACACCGCTCGCAATGACATAGAGCCCTGCTGGGCTCTGAATGACATCGTTATTTTAAGCTTGCCAGAGAGGTGAGGACTTTCATAGTATCTGCCTCATGATTTTTCGAAGAACCTTGATGTTGTTTTTTATCATCTTGCTTGGCACGGGATGCGTGCAAAAAAAGTTGGCTCGTATTAATGAGCGTGATAGCGAGGCACAAGCTTTGAAAAAATGTCTGCGCTTAAGCGAAAAGAAGCATTTTGAAGAAGCGGTGGAGTGTTTGCAAATTTATAAAAGCCAATTCCCTAACTCCACTTATTCTCAAGAAGCTGAACTCAATATTGGCGACAACTACTATCGAAAAAAAGAATACTTGTTGGCCGCAGAAAGCTATAAAGTTTTTGCTCAAACGAATCCTGCTAGCGAAAAATTAGACTATGCTTATTACCGCATGGGCCTTTGTTATGAAAAAGAAATGCCTAAGGCCATTGACCGCGATCAAACCTATATCAAAGATGCCACCGATAGTTTTCACAAGGTGGTAGAGTATTTTCCGCAAAGCTCTTATGCCTACATGGCATCAGCCAAATACAATCAAATGCGCAACCGCGAGGCCAAAAAGCATTTTTATGTAGGTTACTTTTATTATCGCACCGGCGAATTTCGAGCTTCCATCCCACGTTTTCGCATTATCATGGAAGAATTTCACGACCTACCCATTGCCAAAGATGCTCACTATCACATTGCGATGGCCTATGCTAAATTAGATCGCATGGACGCAGCCCGCGAATTAGCAACTTCTTTTCTAGAAAAATATCCCAGCAGTCGGTTTGCCAAAAAACTTAGCAAAAAATTATTAGGAGACCACCATGGATGAAAGCCGCAAACTCTTTCAAGAAGGGAAACAATATTTTGTTAACCAAGAGTATGAATTGGCATTACCCATCTTGCAAAAATTGGTGGAAAAAGAAAATGGCTTTGCTGATGTTCACAACATGCTAGGGGTCATTGCCCACAACCATGGTCAATTTAGCGACGCCATCCATCAATTTGAAAAAGCCCTGCATATTAATCCCAAATACACCGAAGCCATGATGAATTTGGCCGTGCTTTATAATGACCTGGGTCAATATAAAAAATCACGGGTCTTGTTTGAAAAGGTGAAGGCTAAAAGCAAGGCTGGTGGCAAAGGCAAGATGGACCCTAATGTGCGGGACAAACTGGCTAATCAACATAATATGGTGGGAGATATGTATAAGGGGATCGGGTTTTACCAAGAAGCCATTGAAGAATACAACAAGGCATTGAAGCTTGCCCCCCATTTTTACGACATTCGGCTTAAGCATGCTATTTGTTTGCGCGACTCTGGCAATTATACCCAAGCTTTAAAAGAACTGAGTAACATCGTAAAAGAAAATGCTAAATTTTTATCGGCTCGTATCGAACGAGGCGTGACCCTTTATGCCACCGGAAAACATAAAGAGGCCATCGAAGAATGGAAAAAGATTTCGAAAGAATACCCCCACTACGAAAAAGCCCAAATGTATTTGAAATTAACGGCCAGCCACGGATAGAAATAGGATGAAAAAATCATTATCGGGATAGGGGGGAACGTTCCTTTTCTCGAACTTGCCACCAAGGATACTCAAATAACTTTTCTTGGGCCTGTTGCAAGACCCGTCGCCTTTGGGGCTCATTCTCAAGCCGGCGACACTCCTCAGCACTACAGCAGGTGACTGGCTTGCTTCCTAGGCGTTCGTCAATATACAAAATGGTTCGACACGCAAATGGGAGAGCATCGGGATCTGCCCCCTCCTCGCTTGGCCCCGCAACAGGTATGGCGGTACGTTCTGGATCAACCGTTGGGTTCGTTTCGGCAACGATTTCCTCTCGACAAGGTAAAAGTTCACCCGTTCGAGGATTTTCCCTCACCAGATCACCCAAAGGACACACACAAACAGAAATCCCCGCTGTATCTTCATGTCGAACCGTACCTGGAACACATTGACATTTCTTCTTGCCTGTCTCGGGATCTACAACTATCACTGCACCCAGTTGGCAGGTAGGGTCCACCCCGGCCCCGATCATGGGACGCTCATCAGGGCCTAATGCACCACCCTGCCCTGGCCCCATAAGCTTCAGACCACCCTGGTTAGGATCGCCCTCACCAGGATCAGCTGGCCCGGGGCCTTCTATGATCGTTGGCCCTCCCCCCAATCCCACGCCCGTACCCTGCGTTGGACCTGTGGGTTCTTGCGGACCACAAGAAAAGATACTTGCAATCACGACCCAAACGCTCAATAAAAAAAGGGGTTTCATCGTATTTCAACTTTCAGCATCAATCCCATAAAGACTCAACTTAGTATATAATGTACGCCGACCAATCTTCAATAGCTTTGCGGCGCGAACTTTATTGCCTCGTGATTTCTTCATGGCATCGAGGATGGTTTGTCTTTCAAGCTCGGCAATCAGACCATCTAAGCCTTTTTTAGAAAGCGTTTCATGTCGCACCTCGCGAAGGTGGGAGGAAAGCAGGTCGACCGAAATCTTCGAAGCCCCCATAGCAATAGCCCGATGGATTTCATTTTGAAGTTCACGAATATTGCCAGGCCAGTCATAATCCATAAGAATCTTCAACGCCTCTTTTGAAATTTTCACTTTCTTAGCCTTGGCTTTTTTAGCCTCTTCGGCAAGAAAATAACCGATGAGCAAGGGAATATCCTCCCGGCGTTCACGAAGGGACGGCAGGTTGATCTGGATCCCCTTGATTCGATAGTAGAGGTCTTGCCGAAATTTGCCCTGGGCCATCAATTCTTTCAAATCTTTATTGGAGGCCGAGATCAACCGAACCTCTACCTTGCGATAGTCCTTTGCACCAACGGGACGCACCTCGCCTTCTTGAATCACCCTTAATAGCTTTGCCTGCATGGAAAGCCCCATATCACCCACCTCATCTAAAAAAAGCGTTCCACCATGAGCCATCTCAAAAAGACCGATTTTGTCTGTGTGGGCACCCGTAAACGACCCTTTGGTGTGACCGAACAGCTCGCTCTCTAATAGCGTTTCAGAAAGTGCTGTGCAATTTTCGGCAATAAAAGGCCCGTGCTTACGCGGCCCATGATAATGAATGGCTTGGGCCAACAATTCTTTGCCGGTGCCGGTTTCACCGTGAAGAAAAACATTAATATCCGAATCCATCATGCGATCGATGGTCTTCAAGACGTTCTTGATGGCCGCACTTTCGCCAATGATTTTGTCGTAAGTATAGCACAGTGCTATCTCTTCGTTCTGGCGTTTGAGGTTCTCCTTCATAGCCTCTAAATTAGCTGAGGTCTCTCCCAAATCTTTTTGCAAACGACTGTTCAGTGTTTCAATCAACGTCTTTGATTTTTTGAGTTCTTCGATCTTTTCGGCATTTTCTTGGTGCAAACGGGCATGCTCAAGGGCAAGCGTTGCCTGATCAGCCAAGGCTTCGATAAGCGAAAGGTGTTGTTTTTCAAACACCCCTTCTCGAAAACGATTGTCGAGATAAATAAGGCCTACCGTTCGTGAACCCGATTGCAAAGGCACACAAAGCACCGAACGCAGTTTTAAAGTCAAAACCGATTGTGCCAATGAAAAGCGTTCGTCTTGTTGGGCATCAAAGACCACCACCGGAGCACCCTTGTGCATCACCTCCTGAGCAATCGTATAACTAAATTTTTCTTCTTCTTTTTGCAGGGTCTCGCGGTCGAGATTACGAGCCGCCCGCACCTCGAAGGCTTGCCTTTCCGAATGAATCACAAAACCACGTTCAGCATCGGTGAGTTCAATCGCTGCATCAAGGATCTCGGCTAAAAGCGGGTCTAGGCCTTGCCGCACCAACAACCGACGATTAATCTGAATCCATTTTTGAAAAGGAAATTCCATAGGCTCCTCCTCAATGGGCTTGGGTTCTACTTCAAACTTGCGAAGGGCTGCCTTCACTTTTTCTTTTTTGCGATCTCTAAAAAAACTCTCTCGAAATTCACCTGGCACCTTTAATGAAAGTTTGTTTAAAATCTTTAAGGCCGTTTCATAATCGTGCTGAGCCGCTTGCCAATTGCCGCGGGCAAAAGCCAACTCCGCACTATCCACATACATCTGCCAAAGGGAGATGTGCATGCCTCGCTGATTGGCATCCTCCTTCACCTCCTGAAGCCATTGATCAATTTGGGAATCTTCGACTCGACCTTGAGCTGTACGTAGCTTTGCCTCTAACCAATCGGCTTGGAGTAAATAATGCCGTTGTGATGCCGTGGTAGCGCGAAAGCGAAGCTCGGCCAAAGTCTTATGGCAGGTATTAAAGTCACATTGGTGCAATTCAAAATAGCCT of the Deltaproteobacteria bacterium genome contains:
- a CDS encoding ATP-binding protein encodes the protein MPSFGSETRYLFPFIIEDLQEKMVFLGGPRQVGKTTLAETLLHNIPGQYYNWDKLGQRNAALKGQWAPKSNLIVLDEFHKYKKWKTWLKGEYDTLKGRFKFLLTGSARLDLYRRGGDSLQGRYHSYRLHPFSLAEIHALKLQTNPFQPLQFRSGHWISDFKMLLRYGGFPEPFVKQNDRHWRRWQQEKIERLLKEDIRDLTVIQDVGNLALLADLLPSKIASILSINSLAEDLGVNFRTVAHWFDVFEQFYYCFRIPPYQTRKVAAVKKEKKLYLWDWSSIKNEGAKLENMVASHLLKFCHYLVDVEGYKAELHFLRDSTGKELDFLITIDRQPWFAVEVKNHDTQIASSLYYFKKRLNIPQVYQVTTDENQDYEKKGIRVMPASQFLTGLV
- the clpB gene encoding ATP-dependent chaperone ClpB, which produces MRFDRFTLKSQEAMEAMAKLATEYGNQELQVEHLLAVLLADDEGLGPTLLKRFGASPASLHASVLKEIAKFPKVQGLGDHYLSAHLKKILNQAEIEASQLKDEYVSVEHFLLAILETPGTFCANLLQQHGLNKNKLLQVLSEVRGSHRVTDQAPEGKYQSLEKYTQDLTAQAKAGKLDPVIGRDEEIRRIMQVLSRRTKNNPVLIGEPGVGKTAIVEGLAQRIAHGDVPESLKNKRLLVFDLAGLLAGTKYRGEFEDRLKALLKEIKSAGGEIILFIDELHTLVGAGSAEGAMDASNMLKPMLVRGELRCIGATTLDEYRKHIEKDPALERRFQPTLVGEPTVADTIAILRGLKEKYEVHHGVRIKDDALVAAAMLSDRYISDRFLPDKAIDLVDEAASKIRMEIDSLPTEIDEIERKIRQLEIERQALKKESGKEAKARLSDLEKDLANQREKNQTLKTQWQSEKEAITQIRRVKEQIEKGRGQVELAERKADLNLAAELKYGKIPELEKQLQKFNENLTVLQKEKSMLKEEVEEEDIAEVVSKWTKIPVSKMMMGEMQKLIHMEKHLSGRVVGQDEALAKVANAVRRSRAGLQDPNRPIGSFLFLGPTGVGKTETARTLADFLFDNEHAIVRLDMSEYMEKHAVSRLIGAPPGYVGYEEGGQLTEAVRRMPYCVLLFDEIEKAHPDVFNILLQILDDGRLTDGQGRAVNFTNVVLIMTSNVATTALKTTFKPEFLNRIDEIIIYQSLDEKQIRSIVDIQLARLAKLLTTKKLSIKVEDQVKEFFAQEGYDPNYGARPLKRTIQRYLQDPLALKILEGEFKEGDKIEVSLDKAKQLQLKKL
- a CDS encoding sensor histidine kinase; translated protein: MGSGPVASFDKQLLNLVVNQLALHLEKSAGPTDATEALLARVQPAYRCAETFGQFLFFLNPTFAAQLRQNVGTKFFAELSDIIHSPNEELAIQSLTNLVQRLLLAEDLASSDALTQAILALKPETFAGQQALKIAQKRLAILSGNGSFVESLPMSAAHLFNVGSDPKFWVPMVLAGPVGQVVRAKTALGVGRTGVAWLGRGTIGRALVAGSTGIASEVGVATLGSTSLAYWDGDSQAFHHFGERLQHMGLAVAVFRVTGLGAQWGLAQVGSTSLNPWAMVARKAVPHVTQGSALGALQVVEQGLGWQPQRGGGWLMADVLTQWGHLNLLGPVTYDLQPLSLRKYLGKLHWDMVKVPGLGEPKWAWQTPAGPFISQMSGKGTEPASRPGAHLFPKGKKSSWPSRQFSKLDLDAIAGPLEEVPPFYSNYFSIFRANAERVYRHFTRAGVDSAEIRRDLQQLSVSFNTLDAMLPKGARSRYRALLLHDINNSVAVLKGYAELLPGGKQLSPERLKDIEFNYYLIDDLFSLASGRMPTQRAIQWGELTHRVSEYLSSQAQVTVRLHYRESSGYPGLVFLALKNLAVNSVAYQNPVVPLRVNLEVYRHWVKYEDNGSGIPTKFLGDLLEFGNRAGRTDDAGTGVGTYAVAKAVAVHDGALRIESAVGKGTRFELRFGPLRSTRADYPPQIMMPNDSTQSLQEPSVQKWGRDQLPQLSESTFSLGYGNRVADWERFVARELQLLPTDSVTVRVGTGGPSIPEGLARQMLQLWVQNAREYAPPIVNGIPTQEPRQRWAQMAIQVDPQRIIYQDNSVGMTPSREQQLQQIVGSLGGTLQIQSVPGVGTRYEINFPMLH
- a CDS encoding Do family serine endopeptidase; translated protein: MRKYLIFLLLCLWSSGTVQAVGWFTPSYPGSFSDLIKRVQPAVVNISTTKTVKLRSPFDEFFRQHYGLPPRNRRQNSLGSGFIIDKDGHILTNNHVVMGADEIIVNLSDGRTFQAKVIGKDLRTDIAVIKISAKGDLPTVQLGDSDVVQVGDWVLAIGNPFGLGQTVTAGIISAKGRHIGAGPYDNFIQTDASINPGNSGGPLFNLSGEVVGLNTAVVQSGQGIGFAIPINLVKNLAPQLIKGGKVDRGYLGVSIQEVPSDLANVLGIENGQGAMVADVVKGSPAALAGMEPGDIVTEYDGRALNSAGDLPLWVSDTPIGKTVEIKFLRRHEHKAITVKIGNLTQVGDIS